From Carettochelys insculpta isolate YL-2023 chromosome 8, ASM3395843v1, whole genome shotgun sequence, a single genomic window includes:
- the ZNF142 gene encoding zinc finger protein 142 isoform X1 — MNGEVAAEPAGGEMDALCPGLLLPIAGEEGAKGSQGAPSACLAEPAPLTVGQSLLLTEASVAGDGAPAEAADVEIFVEAVSGSVSLSSPGNATEVLVKVVELYFCQACGQSFSDPSLLSEHQCIALASPEHLELPALSQLPGAPPALPSECRGEQALCQESAQSSRASRQNGDLSSAAERLLCPICRGQFVLPSELKEHFKTHRSTQETLACPEKSCPFTPADRKQLRQHLRSAHKVSPVSCAHRTCPLLFRSHQDMKLHHRTHFPFHCSHCDFISSNAKLFRQHTKSHVPGPGEPPTETGLTEGTCKFDLDTVAGQVPSKPLRLRCAAEEAENSLAQTCWEAAEPAAGQGAAPDEAQQMSEEEESAGDEWLEEEEEESACEAETKGAGTAGPEKAEAPQAQQFRGDVAEGSEYLFKTHMCPECKRCFKKRTHLVEHLHLHFPDPSLQCPNCHKYFTSKSKLKIHLMRETGEKAHRCPLCPYSSVEKNALNRHMASMHEDISNFYSDVYACPVCSETFRLSQALKEHLKTHKAEPKRLSCFQGDCGYRTEDRKEFVRHLKEAHGIKAVECQYHACSLLFGTPEAMEAHRKTHYAFHCQHCDFACSNKHVFRKHKRQGHPGSERLQCGFCPYATFNPVEFHDHMGKMHAHEKIHKCAECGFATAHKRVLIRHMLLHTGEKPHKCERCDFTCRDVSYLSKHMLTHSSDKNYMCTECGYVTKWKHYLTVHMRKHTGDLRYQCNQCSYRCHRADQLSSHKLRHQGKSLICEVCGFACKRKYELQKHAQAKHSQDYQVPVFQCRYCSYQTKYKQALLNHENCKHTKQKEFRCALCSYCTFSNTSLFFHKRKAHGYVPGDKGWLERYASKALESRSADALLASDLSAALSADSSPSPAGKEPWPKSEPLASAAPREPAQLAFGGTPLGGAELGRGLAEDERGPATDIGPLGESRVQSSSPGALEDPGEGCLLHLETLNVLAAPPLGGMASEPLAARPESTDALSGEDPACGILSTRGLEESDNGLEDVPDFEEEPEVPGQGRLQGSAGGVACATRADESPAQDASPGPEDGSSGLCSNLRSTDSDATPEAGVQEAWLSARKPAAQSHCPAPEDQASPCAEAKAGPQAESALKALRRQDKEQAETLVLEGRVQMLVVQSENQLFKCERCSYLTRKEKALALHLRAGCQGRRSPLLCRECGASFKQQRGLNTHLLKKCPVLLRKKKPLKPAGGAGGAAAGEGQDPQEGDVSGIAQPPGSPGAGPVKTPSASSPGPEAPPTGSPAPGEGLEGASEPLAAAELRVPGDQAQAEEAQSPSPPERYRLEQGKLHCNSCSFVCSRLSTISSHVEDGCRGLEPFRCSLCSEAFRSRRALQGHRSAKHSQPACPRPPPEEGGAPARPAEERAAPGGGETGPAGRRQRQRFACPACPFTCHQERALQTHKKRGCVPPAELRCPACPFTCKAAGALRLHRKLHRKYRQRPPLQCRQCEFTCKQARCLQQHVFIKHEGVKPHRCLYCEFSTTRRYRLEAHESLHTGVGRIACGVCSQTFGTNSKLRLHRLRVHEKTPTHFCPLCDYSGYLQNDITRHVNSCHRGELRFRCGRCEARFSSETALKQHALRRHEEKAAHRCPRCGFVCHSRATLRCHARKQHPQLECGACKETFASREALEEHKPLHFSHRCDRCSFAARERQQLVRHYVERHEPAGAQERPLKCPFCDFACHHQLVFDHHVKGHGGTRLYKCADCAYTTKNKQKITWHSRIHTGEKPYKCHLCKYACADPSRLKYHMRIHKEERKYLCPDCGYKCKWVNQLKYHMTKHTGLKPYQCDECPYRTNRADALRIHRETRHREARAFICEQCGKAFKTRFLLKTHLKKHSEEKPYVCNVCGRGFRWAAGLRHHFLTHTNQLPFFCRHCPYKAKQKFQVVKHIQRHHPDRGPGDLSQGVGKDTSAPTLHLHDVQLEPAKPEGGGGPPPAAQG; from the exons ATGAATGGAGAAGTGGCTGCAGAGCCTGCCGGGGGAGAGATGGATgccctctgcccagggctgctgTTGCCTATTGCAGGAGAGGAAGGAGCCAAAGGAAGCCAGGGGGCCCCCAGTGCCTGTTTGGCAGAGCCAGCCCCGCTGACTGTGGGACAGAGCTTGTTGCTGACGGAGGCATCCGTGGCTGGGGATGgagcccctgcagaagcagcggATGTGGAAATATTTGTAGAGGCCGTGTCAGGCAGTGTGTCTCTGAGCAGCCCAGGCAATGCCACAG aAGTCTTAGTCAAGGTGGTTGAGCTGTATTTCTGCCAGGCGTGCGGCCAGAGCTTCTCCGACCCCAGCCTGCTGTCTGAGCACCAGTGCATCGCGTTGGCATCCCCTGAGCACCTGGAACTTCCTGctctctcccagctcccaggggcgccgccagccctgcccagcgAGTGCAGAGGGGAACAGGCCCTCTGCCAGGAGTCAGCGCAGAGCTCACGAGCGAGCCGGCAGAACGGGGACCTCAGCTCGGCTGCCGAGCGACTGCTGTGCCCCATTTGCAGGGGGCAGTTCGTCCTGCCCAGTGAGCTCAAGGAGCATTTTAAGACCCATCGCAGCACCCAGGAGACCTTGGCCTGCCCTGAGAAGAGCTGCCCCTTCACCCCGGCGGACCGCAAGCAGCTGCGCCAGCACCTGCGCAGCGCCCACAAGGTGTCCCCGGTCTCCTGCGCCCACCGCACCTGCCCGCTCTTGTTCCGGAGCCACCAGGACATGAAGCTGCATCACAGGACCCACTTCCCCTTCCACTGCAGCCACTGTGACTTCATCAGCTCCAACGCCAAGCTCTTCAGGCAGCACACAAAGAGCCACGTGCCGGGCCCTGGGGAGCCTCCCACGGAGACGGGGCTCACGGAGGGGACCTGCAAGTTCGACCTCGACACGGTGGCGGGGCAGGTCCCCAGCAAACCCCTGCGTCTGCGCTGCG CTGCCGAGGAGGCAGAGAATTCCCTCGCTCAGAcctgctgggaagcagcagagccGGCGGCTGGCCAGGGGGCAGCACCTGACGAGGCTCAGCAAATGTCGGAAGAGGAGGAGAGCGCAGGTGATGAgtggctggaggaggaagaggaggagagcgCCTGTGAGGCAGAAACTAAAGGAGCTGGGACGGCGGGTCCCGAGAAGGCCGAGGCCCCTCAGGCCCAGCAGTTCAGAG GGGACGTAGCCGAGGGCTCCGAATACCTCTTCAAAACCCACATGTGCCCGGAGTGCAAACGGTGCTTCAAGAAGCGGACGCACCTGGTGGAGCACTTACACCTGCACTTCCCGGACCCCAGCCTTCAGTGCCCCAACTGCCACAAGTACTTCACCAGCAAGAGCAAGCTGAAAATCCACCTGATGCGGGAGACGGGGGAGAAGGCGCAccgctgccccctctgcccctacaGCTCGGTGGAGAAGAACGCCCTCAACCGCCACATGGCCAGCATGCACGAGGACATCTCCAACTTCTACTCGGACGTCTACGCCTGCCCCGTCTGCTCGGAGACCTTCCGGCTCAGCCAGGCGCTCAAGGAGCACCTCAAGACCCACAAGGCCGAGCCCAAGcggctgagctgcttccagggCGACTGCGGGTACCGCACCGAAGACCGCAAGGAGTTCGTCCGCCACCTCAAGGAGGCCCACGGCATCAAGGCGGTGGAGTGCCAGTACCACGCCTGCTCCCTGCTCTTCGGCACGCCGGAGGCCATGGAAGCCCACCGCAAAACGCACTACGCTTTCCACTGCCAGCACTGCGACTTCGCCTGCTCCAACAAGCACGTCTTCCGCAAGCACAAGCGGCAGGGGCACCCCGGCAGCGAGCGGCTGCAGTGCGGCTTCTGCCCCTACGCCACCTTCAACCCCGTGGAGTTCCACGACCACATGGGCAAGATGCACGCCCACGAGAAAATCCACAAGTGCGCCGAGTGCGGCTTCGCCACGGCGCACAAGCGGGTGCTCATCCGCCACATGCTGCTGCACACGG ggGAGAAGCCTCACAAGTGTGAGCGCTGTGACTTCACCTGCCGGGACGTGAGCTACCTGTCCAAGCACATGCTCACCCACTCCAGCGACAAGAACTACATGTGTACCGAGTGCGGGTACGTCACCAAGTGGAAGCACTACCTGACCGTGCACATGAGAAAGCACACCGGGGACCTCAG gTACCAGTGCAACCAGTGCTCGTACCGCTGCCACCGGGCGGACCAGCTGAGCAGCCACAAGCTGCGGCACCAGGGCAAGAGCCTGATCTGCGAGGTGTGCGGCTTCGCCTGCAAGCGCAAGTACGAGCTGCAGAAGCACGCGCAGGCGAAGCACTCCCAGGACTACCAGGTGCCCGTCTTCCAGTGCCGCTACTGCAGCTACCAGACCAAGTACAAGCAGGCCCTGCTCAACCACGAGAACTGCAAGCACACCAAGCAGAAGGAGTTCCGCTGTGCCCTCTGCTCCTACTGCACCTTCAGCAACACCAGCCTCTTCTTCCACAAGCGCAAGGCGCACGGCTACGTGCCTGGCGacaagggctggctggagcgCTACGCCAGCAAGGCTCTGGAGAGCCGCTCGGCGGACGCGCTGCTGGCCTCCGACCTCAGTGCGGCTCTGAGCGCCGactccagcccttcccccgcCGGGAAGGAGCCCTGGCCCAAGAGCGAGCCCTTGGCCTCGGCCGCCCCGCGAGAGCCTGCTCAGCTGGCTTTCGGCGGGACCCCACTGGGCGGCGCTGAGCTAGGGCGAGGACTGGCCGAGGACGAGAGGGGTCCTGCCACCGACATTGGCCCCCTGGGCGAGTCCCGGGTGCAGAGCTCTTCCCCGGGGGCGTTGGAGGACCCTGGCGAAGGCTGCCTGCTGCACTTGGAGACGCTGAACGTCCTGGCGGCCCCTCCGCTGGGGGGCATGGCCAGCGAGCCTCTGGCAGCCCGGCCGGAGAGCACCGACGCCCTGAGCGGCGAGGACCCTGCCTGCGGCATCCTGAGCACGCGGGGCCTGGAGGAGAGCGACAACGGGCTGGAAGATGTCCCTGACTTCGAGGAAGAACCGGAGGTcccggggcaggggaggctgcagggcagcGCTGGCGGCGTGGCCTGTGCCACGAGGGCAGATGAGAGCCCGGCTCAGGACGCATCCCCGGGGCCTGAGGATGGCTCCTCTGGGCTCTGCTCCAACCTGCGCAGCACGGACAGCGACGCCACCCCAGAGGCCGGCGTGCAGGAGGCCTGGCTTAGCGCCAGAAAGCCAGCGGCGCAGAgccactgcccagcccctgaaGATCAGGCCTCCCCGTGCGCCGAGGCCAAGGCAGGGCCGCAGGCAGAGTCGGCCCTGAAGGCTCTGCggaggcaggacaaggagcaagcgGAGACCCTggtcctggaggggagggtgcagaTGCTGGTGGTTCAGTCAGAGAACCAGCTCTTCAAGTGCGAGAGGTGCTCGTACCTCACGCGCAAGGAGAAGGCCCTGGCCCTGCATCTGCGAGCCGGCTGCCAGGGCCGCAGGTCCCCGCTGCTGTGCCGGGAGTGCGGTGCCAGCTTTAAGCAGCAGCGGGGGCTCAACACTCACCTCCTGAAGAAGTGCCCCGTGCTCCTGAGAAAGAAGAAGCCTCTCAAGCCCGCCGGCGGCGCAGGGGGGGCAGCGGCAGGCGAGGGGCAGGACCCACAGGAAGGTGACGTGAGCGGCATTGCCcagccccctgggagccctggggcagggcctgtgaaAACACCCTCCGCCAGCAGCCCCGGCCCCGAGGCGCCGCCCACGGGCAGCCCAGCCCCCGGCGAGGGCCTGGAGGGAGCCTCTGAGCCCCTGGCGGCGGCAGAGCTGCGAGTGCCGGGAGACCAGGCCCAAGCGGAggaagcccagagcccctccccgcccGAGAGGTACCGGCTGGAGCAGGGCAAGCTGCACTGCAACTCCTGCTCGTTCGTCTGCTCCCGGCTCTCCACCATCAGCTCCCACGTGGAAGATGGGTGCCGGGGCCTGGAGCCGTTCCGCTGCTCCCTGTGCTCGGAGGCCTTCCGGTCCAGGCGGGCCCTGCAAGGCCACCGCTCGGCAAAGCACAGCCAGCCGGCCTGCCCCCGGCCGCCCCCGGAGGAAGGCGGCGCTCCTGCCCGGCCCGCGGAGGAAAGAGCAGCTCCGGGCGGCGGAGAGACAGGCCCGGCTGGCCGGCGCCAGAGGCAGCGTTTCGCCTGCCCCGCCTGCCCCTTCACCTGCCACCAGGAGCGGGCCCTGCAGACGCACAAGAAGCGAGGGTGCGTCCCGCCGGCCGAGCTCCGCTGCCCCGCCTGCCCCTTCACCTGCAAGGCGGCCGGCGCCCTGCGGCTGCACCGCAAGCTGCACCGCAAGTACCGCCAGCGGCCCCCGCTGCAGTGCCGGCAGTGCGAGTTCACCTGCAAGCAGGCccgctgcctgcagcagcacgtCTTCATCAAGCACGAGGGCGTGAAGCCCCACCGGTGCCTCTACTGCGAGTTCAGTACCACGCGGCGCTACCGGCTGGAGGCCCACGAGTCGCTGCACACCGGGGTGGGCCGCATCGCCTGCGGCGTCTGCAGCCAGACCTTCGGCACCAACTCCAAGCTGCGCCTGCACCGGCTGCGGGTGCACGAGAAGACGCCCACGCACTTCTGCCCGCTGTGCGACTACAGCGGCTACCTGCAGAACGACATCACCCGCCACGTCAACAGCTGCCACCGCGGGGAGCTGCGGTTCCGCTGCGGGCGCTGCGAGGCCCGCTTCAGCTCGGAGACGGCCCTCAAGCAGCACGCCCTGCGGCGGCACGAGGAGAAGGCCGCCCACCGCTGCCCCCGCTGCGGCTTCGTGTGCCACAGCCGAGCCACGCTGCGGTGCCACGCCCGGaagcagcacccccagctggagtgCGGGGCCTGCAAGGAGACCTTCGCCAGCCGGGAGGCGCTGGAGGAGCACAAGCCGCTGCACTTCAGCCACCGCTGCGACCGCTGCAGCTTCGCCgccagggagcgccagcagctcgTCCGGCACTACGTGGAGCGGCACGAGCCCGCCGGGGCCCAGGAGCGGCCGCTCAAGTGCCCCTTCTGCGACTTCGCCTGCCACCACCAGCTGGTCTTCGACCACCACGTCAAGGGCCACGGGGGCACCCGCCTGTACAAGTGCGCCGACTGCGCCTACACCACCAAGAACAAGCAGAAGATCACGTGGCACAGCCGGATCCACACCGGCGAGAAGCCGTACAAGTGTCACCTGTGCAAGTACGCCTGTGCCGACCCGTCGCGCCTGAAG TACCACATGCGAATCCATAAGGAGGAGCGGAAATACCTTTGTCCCGACTGCGGCTACAAGTGCAAATGGGTGAACCAGCTGAAGTATCACATGACCAAGCACACAg GCCTCAAGCCCTACCAGTGTGACGAGTGCCCGTACCGCACCAACCGGGCGGACGCGCTGCGCATCCACCGGGAGACACGGCACCGCGAGGCCCGCGCCTTCATCTGCGAGCAGTGCGGCAAGGCCTTCAAGACCCGCTTCCTGCTGAAGACCCACCTGAAGAAGCACAGCGAGGAGAAGCCCTACGTGTGCAACGTGTGCGGACGCGGGTTCCGCTGGGCGGCCGGCCTGCGCCACCACTTCCTCACCCACACCAACCAGCTGCCCTTCTTCTGCCGCCACTGCCCCTACAAGGCCAAGCAGAAGTTCCAGGTCGTCAAGCACATCCAGCGGCACCACCCCGACCGCGGCCCCGGCGACCTCAGCCAGGGGGTGGGCAAGGACACCAGCGCCCCCACGCTGCACCTGCATGACGTCCAGCTGGAGCCCGCCAAGCCggaaggcgggggggggcccccgcCGGCGGCGCAGGGCTag
- the ZNF142 gene encoding zinc finger protein 142 isoform X3, giving the protein MSEEEESAGDEWLEEEEEESACEAETKGAGTAGPEKAEAPQAQQFRGDVAEGSEYLFKTHMCPECKRCFKKRTHLVEHLHLHFPDPSLQCPNCHKYFTSKSKLKIHLMRETGEKAHRCPLCPYSSVEKNALNRHMASMHEDISNFYSDVYACPVCSETFRLSQALKEHLKTHKAEPKRLSCFQGDCGYRTEDRKEFVRHLKEAHGIKAVECQYHACSLLFGTPEAMEAHRKTHYAFHCQHCDFACSNKHVFRKHKRQGHPGSERLQCGFCPYATFNPVEFHDHMGKMHAHEKIHKCAECGFATAHKRVLIRHMLLHTGEKPHKCERCDFTCRDVSYLSKHMLTHSSDKNYMCTECGYVTKWKHYLTVHMRKHTGDLRYQCNQCSYRCHRADQLSSHKLRHQGKSLICEVCGFACKRKYELQKHAQAKHSQDYQVPVFQCRYCSYQTKYKQALLNHENCKHTKQKEFRCALCSYCTFSNTSLFFHKRKAHGYVPGDKGWLERYASKALESRSADALLASDLSAALSADSSPSPAGKEPWPKSEPLASAAPREPAQLAFGGTPLGGAELGRGLAEDERGPATDIGPLGESRVQSSSPGALEDPGEGCLLHLETLNVLAAPPLGGMASEPLAARPESTDALSGEDPACGILSTRGLEESDNGLEDVPDFEEEPEVPGQGRLQGSAGGVACATRADESPAQDASPGPEDGSSGLCSNLRSTDSDATPEAGVQEAWLSARKPAAQSHCPAPEDQASPCAEAKAGPQAESALKALRRQDKEQAETLVLEGRVQMLVVQSENQLFKCERCSYLTRKEKALALHLRAGCQGRRSPLLCRECGASFKQQRGLNTHLLKKCPVLLRKKKPLKPAGGAGGAAAGEGQDPQEGDVSGIAQPPGSPGAGPVKTPSASSPGPEAPPTGSPAPGEGLEGASEPLAAAELRVPGDQAQAEEAQSPSPPERYRLEQGKLHCNSCSFVCSRLSTISSHVEDGCRGLEPFRCSLCSEAFRSRRALQGHRSAKHSQPACPRPPPEEGGAPARPAEERAAPGGGETGPAGRRQRQRFACPACPFTCHQERALQTHKKRGCVPPAELRCPACPFTCKAAGALRLHRKLHRKYRQRPPLQCRQCEFTCKQARCLQQHVFIKHEGVKPHRCLYCEFSTTRRYRLEAHESLHTGVGRIACGVCSQTFGTNSKLRLHRLRVHEKTPTHFCPLCDYSGYLQNDITRHVNSCHRGELRFRCGRCEARFSSETALKQHALRRHEEKAAHRCPRCGFVCHSRATLRCHARKQHPQLECGACKETFASREALEEHKPLHFSHRCDRCSFAARERQQLVRHYVERHEPAGAQERPLKCPFCDFACHHQLVFDHHVKGHGGTRLYKCADCAYTTKNKQKITWHSRIHTGEKPYKCHLCKYACADPSRLKYHMRIHKEERKYLCPDCGYKCKWVNQLKYHMTKHTGLKPYQCDECPYRTNRADALRIHRETRHREARAFICEQCGKAFKTRFLLKTHLKKHSEEKPYVCNVCGRGFRWAAGLRHHFLTHTNQLPFFCRHCPYKAKQKFQVVKHIQRHHPDRGPGDLSQGVGKDTSAPTLHLHDVQLEPAKPEGGGGPPPAAQG; this is encoded by the exons ATGTCGGAAGAGGAGGAGAGCGCAGGTGATGAgtggctggaggaggaagaggaggagagcgCCTGTGAGGCAGAAACTAAAGGAGCTGGGACGGCGGGTCCCGAGAAGGCCGAGGCCCCTCAGGCCCAGCAGTTCAGAG GGGACGTAGCCGAGGGCTCCGAATACCTCTTCAAAACCCACATGTGCCCGGAGTGCAAACGGTGCTTCAAGAAGCGGACGCACCTGGTGGAGCACTTACACCTGCACTTCCCGGACCCCAGCCTTCAGTGCCCCAACTGCCACAAGTACTTCACCAGCAAGAGCAAGCTGAAAATCCACCTGATGCGGGAGACGGGGGAGAAGGCGCAccgctgccccctctgcccctacaGCTCGGTGGAGAAGAACGCCCTCAACCGCCACATGGCCAGCATGCACGAGGACATCTCCAACTTCTACTCGGACGTCTACGCCTGCCCCGTCTGCTCGGAGACCTTCCGGCTCAGCCAGGCGCTCAAGGAGCACCTCAAGACCCACAAGGCCGAGCCCAAGcggctgagctgcttccagggCGACTGCGGGTACCGCACCGAAGACCGCAAGGAGTTCGTCCGCCACCTCAAGGAGGCCCACGGCATCAAGGCGGTGGAGTGCCAGTACCACGCCTGCTCCCTGCTCTTCGGCACGCCGGAGGCCATGGAAGCCCACCGCAAAACGCACTACGCTTTCCACTGCCAGCACTGCGACTTCGCCTGCTCCAACAAGCACGTCTTCCGCAAGCACAAGCGGCAGGGGCACCCCGGCAGCGAGCGGCTGCAGTGCGGCTTCTGCCCCTACGCCACCTTCAACCCCGTGGAGTTCCACGACCACATGGGCAAGATGCACGCCCACGAGAAAATCCACAAGTGCGCCGAGTGCGGCTTCGCCACGGCGCACAAGCGGGTGCTCATCCGCCACATGCTGCTGCACACGG ggGAGAAGCCTCACAAGTGTGAGCGCTGTGACTTCACCTGCCGGGACGTGAGCTACCTGTCCAAGCACATGCTCACCCACTCCAGCGACAAGAACTACATGTGTACCGAGTGCGGGTACGTCACCAAGTGGAAGCACTACCTGACCGTGCACATGAGAAAGCACACCGGGGACCTCAG gTACCAGTGCAACCAGTGCTCGTACCGCTGCCACCGGGCGGACCAGCTGAGCAGCCACAAGCTGCGGCACCAGGGCAAGAGCCTGATCTGCGAGGTGTGCGGCTTCGCCTGCAAGCGCAAGTACGAGCTGCAGAAGCACGCGCAGGCGAAGCACTCCCAGGACTACCAGGTGCCCGTCTTCCAGTGCCGCTACTGCAGCTACCAGACCAAGTACAAGCAGGCCCTGCTCAACCACGAGAACTGCAAGCACACCAAGCAGAAGGAGTTCCGCTGTGCCCTCTGCTCCTACTGCACCTTCAGCAACACCAGCCTCTTCTTCCACAAGCGCAAGGCGCACGGCTACGTGCCTGGCGacaagggctggctggagcgCTACGCCAGCAAGGCTCTGGAGAGCCGCTCGGCGGACGCGCTGCTGGCCTCCGACCTCAGTGCGGCTCTGAGCGCCGactccagcccttcccccgcCGGGAAGGAGCCCTGGCCCAAGAGCGAGCCCTTGGCCTCGGCCGCCCCGCGAGAGCCTGCTCAGCTGGCTTTCGGCGGGACCCCACTGGGCGGCGCTGAGCTAGGGCGAGGACTGGCCGAGGACGAGAGGGGTCCTGCCACCGACATTGGCCCCCTGGGCGAGTCCCGGGTGCAGAGCTCTTCCCCGGGGGCGTTGGAGGACCCTGGCGAAGGCTGCCTGCTGCACTTGGAGACGCTGAACGTCCTGGCGGCCCCTCCGCTGGGGGGCATGGCCAGCGAGCCTCTGGCAGCCCGGCCGGAGAGCACCGACGCCCTGAGCGGCGAGGACCCTGCCTGCGGCATCCTGAGCACGCGGGGCCTGGAGGAGAGCGACAACGGGCTGGAAGATGTCCCTGACTTCGAGGAAGAACCGGAGGTcccggggcaggggaggctgcagggcagcGCTGGCGGCGTGGCCTGTGCCACGAGGGCAGATGAGAGCCCGGCTCAGGACGCATCCCCGGGGCCTGAGGATGGCTCCTCTGGGCTCTGCTCCAACCTGCGCAGCACGGACAGCGACGCCACCCCAGAGGCCGGCGTGCAGGAGGCCTGGCTTAGCGCCAGAAAGCCAGCGGCGCAGAgccactgcccagcccctgaaGATCAGGCCTCCCCGTGCGCCGAGGCCAAGGCAGGGCCGCAGGCAGAGTCGGCCCTGAAGGCTCTGCggaggcaggacaaggagcaagcgGAGACCCTggtcctggaggggagggtgcagaTGCTGGTGGTTCAGTCAGAGAACCAGCTCTTCAAGTGCGAGAGGTGCTCGTACCTCACGCGCAAGGAGAAGGCCCTGGCCCTGCATCTGCGAGCCGGCTGCCAGGGCCGCAGGTCCCCGCTGCTGTGCCGGGAGTGCGGTGCCAGCTTTAAGCAGCAGCGGGGGCTCAACACTCACCTCCTGAAGAAGTGCCCCGTGCTCCTGAGAAAGAAGAAGCCTCTCAAGCCCGCCGGCGGCGCAGGGGGGGCAGCGGCAGGCGAGGGGCAGGACCCACAGGAAGGTGACGTGAGCGGCATTGCCcagccccctgggagccctggggcagggcctgtgaaAACACCCTCCGCCAGCAGCCCCGGCCCCGAGGCGCCGCCCACGGGCAGCCCAGCCCCCGGCGAGGGCCTGGAGGGAGCCTCTGAGCCCCTGGCGGCGGCAGAGCTGCGAGTGCCGGGAGACCAGGCCCAAGCGGAggaagcccagagcccctccccgcccGAGAGGTACCGGCTGGAGCAGGGCAAGCTGCACTGCAACTCCTGCTCGTTCGTCTGCTCCCGGCTCTCCACCATCAGCTCCCACGTGGAAGATGGGTGCCGGGGCCTGGAGCCGTTCCGCTGCTCCCTGTGCTCGGAGGCCTTCCGGTCCAGGCGGGCCCTGCAAGGCCACCGCTCGGCAAAGCACAGCCAGCCGGCCTGCCCCCGGCCGCCCCCGGAGGAAGGCGGCGCTCCTGCCCGGCCCGCGGAGGAAAGAGCAGCTCCGGGCGGCGGAGAGACAGGCCCGGCTGGCCGGCGCCAGAGGCAGCGTTTCGCCTGCCCCGCCTGCCCCTTCACCTGCCACCAGGAGCGGGCCCTGCAGACGCACAAGAAGCGAGGGTGCGTCCCGCCGGCCGAGCTCCGCTGCCCCGCCTGCCCCTTCACCTGCAAGGCGGCCGGCGCCCTGCGGCTGCACCGCAAGCTGCACCGCAAGTACCGCCAGCGGCCCCCGCTGCAGTGCCGGCAGTGCGAGTTCACCTGCAAGCAGGCccgctgcctgcagcagcacgtCTTCATCAAGCACGAGGGCGTGAAGCCCCACCGGTGCCTCTACTGCGAGTTCAGTACCACGCGGCGCTACCGGCTGGAGGCCCACGAGTCGCTGCACACCGGGGTGGGCCGCATCGCCTGCGGCGTCTGCAGCCAGACCTTCGGCACCAACTCCAAGCTGCGCCTGCACCGGCTGCGGGTGCACGAGAAGACGCCCACGCACTTCTGCCCGCTGTGCGACTACAGCGGCTACCTGCAGAACGACATCACCCGCCACGTCAACAGCTGCCACCGCGGGGAGCTGCGGTTCCGCTGCGGGCGCTGCGAGGCCCGCTTCAGCTCGGAGACGGCCCTCAAGCAGCACGCCCTGCGGCGGCACGAGGAGAAGGCCGCCCACCGCTGCCCCCGCTGCGGCTTCGTGTGCCACAGCCGAGCCACGCTGCGGTGCCACGCCCGGaagcagcacccccagctggagtgCGGGGCCTGCAAGGAGACCTTCGCCAGCCGGGAGGCGCTGGAGGAGCACAAGCCGCTGCACTTCAGCCACCGCTGCGACCGCTGCAGCTTCGCCgccagggagcgccagcagctcgTCCGGCACTACGTGGAGCGGCACGAGCCCGCCGGGGCCCAGGAGCGGCCGCTCAAGTGCCCCTTCTGCGACTTCGCCTGCCACCACCAGCTGGTCTTCGACCACCACGTCAAGGGCCACGGGGGCACCCGCCTGTACAAGTGCGCCGACTGCGCCTACACCACCAAGAACAAGCAGAAGATCACGTGGCACAGCCGGATCCACACCGGCGAGAAGCCGTACAAGTGTCACCTGTGCAAGTACGCCTGTGCCGACCCGTCGCGCCTGAAG TACCACATGCGAATCCATAAGGAGGAGCGGAAATACCTTTGTCCCGACTGCGGCTACAAGTGCAAATGGGTGAACCAGCTGAAGTATCACATGACCAAGCACACAg GCCTCAAGCCCTACCAGTGTGACGAGTGCCCGTACCGCACCAACCGGGCGGACGCGCTGCGCATCCACCGGGAGACACGGCACCGCGAGGCCCGCGCCTTCATCTGCGAGCAGTGCGGCAAGGCCTTCAAGACCCGCTTCCTGCTGAAGACCCACCTGAAGAAGCACAGCGAGGAGAAGCCCTACGTGTGCAACGTGTGCGGACGCGGGTTCCGCTGGGCGGCCGGCCTGCGCCACCACTTCCTCACCCACACCAACCAGCTGCCCTTCTTCTGCCGCCACTGCCCCTACAAGGCCAAGCAGAAGTTCCAGGTCGTCAAGCACATCCAGCGGCACCACCCCGACCGCGGCCCCGGCGACCTCAGCCAGGGGGTGGGCAAGGACACCAGCGCCCCCACGCTGCACCTGCATGACGTCCAGCTGGAGCCCGCCAAGCCggaaggcgggggggggcccccgcCGGCGGCGCAGGGCTag